Within Pseudomonas brassicacearum, the genomic segment CTTTTTTATCCAGAAAATTCCGATCAACATGGCGCAGAACGCACCGATGATCAGCTTGTGTCCTATGGGGTCGTTGATCAGCACCGGCATGTAGCTGGGACTGGTGAGCACGATGGCGATCGCCAGCACGAACGGGATCGCCACCAGCACCCAGGCCGACATGCGTCCTTCGGCCGACAGCGTCCTGATCTTGCGCTGGAAGCGAAACCGCCCGCGAATCAAGCGACTCAGGCGCTCCAGCACTTCGGTCAGGTTGCCGCCGGTCTCGCGGTGGATGAGGATCGAAGTCACCAGCATCATCACCGTCATGCTCGGCATGCGCTCCAGCAGGCCGAGCATGGCCCGGCGCACGTCGTTGCCATAGTTGATGTCGGAAAACGTCATGCCGAATTCCTGGGCGACCGGCCCCTTGTGTTCCTCGGCGACCAGACGCAGGGTTTCGTTGAACGGGTGCCCGGCGCGCAAGGCCCGGCACATGGCGTCCAGTGCATCCGGCAAACCTTCCTCGAAGGCGGCGAAACGCTTGTTGCGGTCACGCAGGATTTTCAGCACCGGTAGCCAGGTCGCGACGAACGTCG encodes:
- a CDS encoding type II secretion system F family protein, whose protein sequence is MSNIPSEFILIFLGMVFIAVFLLSQGVVVPVFGEAGRMRKRIRGRLHVLEKANHLPNMQTVLRQKYLTRLSPLEARLEQLPFMANLTQLIEQAGHEYRAYRVMLLGLALGAAAGALVLMVSPVWWLALLATFVATWLPVLKILRDRNKRFAAFEEGLPDALDAMCRALRAGHPFNETLRLVAEEHKGPVAQEFGMTFSDINYGNDVRRAMLGLLERMPSMTVMMLVTSILIHRETGGNLTEVLERLSRLIRGRFRFQRKIRTLSAEGRMSAWVLVAIPFVLAIAIVLTSPSYMPVLINDPIGHKLIIGAFCAMLIGIFWIKKIIRIQV